The sequence aacatttatttcatcttgactaaataatttgcaaatcccatacaccgccagcaaggagatgtccttggcctatcgctacccacgatgctctcgatcgtggtcttatattatgtaacttgactttttatggaatattaaatctatatatatatgtattcaacagtaaaatttctatgaacatgtgtaaaacaagcagtctgaactgctattccgagaccgtaaaatacaatcttggtcacctcagccaaaaacacaggggcacgcaaattataaaactcggttagctttttttattgtcattattgttatatacactgtatgtgatatttaagcgaaaacatatattttacctaagaagccgatgatatatataatgtaagtatcggttagcttgtaatgttataattttatccaaaaaaaaaacaattagatTTTTAGTAATTTCAATTTCGTTTCTCCGTTCAATGCACATTGGTACCACTATTAAATTACTGCAGCTTTTAATtcatactactactactacaaaaaaaaagattatcaaACACGTTAATAAAAATTATGAATACCTTAAGCCTGTTATTTCTCAAACATATTCACTACAAATACTCCTACTCCCATGTGTTTtattggggccgcggtggccgagtggttaagatgtcccgacatattaccacaagccctccacctctgggatgcgggttcgaatcccatgtggggcagttgccagttactgaccgctgaccggtggtttttctccgggtactccggctttcctccaccaacaaacctggcacgtccttacatgaccctggctgttaataggacgtaaaactaaacaaacatgTGTTTTATTACCATTTTGTACACATTTTGATTCCCCTTGATGTTTCTTCAGATGGATTATATAAGGTGGGGTCCAGGAGCTATTTCGGCGGCGCTGTGTTTGATAGCCGTATATCTACTGAGGTTCCTCCCAGAGACCAAAGGATACGAACTTCCGACTACAATAGAGGAACTGAAGACATGGTACAAAGATCATGCTGGCGATAAAAAGGTCAAACCCATTGAGGAGGAAAATGAGAGCTTGTAAAAAAATCGTTAACTGTTTTGGAAATGAACGAcagattttttctttcttttttgaaTTATATGTGCACTTATTTCCATACTAACTTATCCAGAAGAGCGTTTAATACATGCCtgtatatttacattgatactacacagtacctatatgttgTTACTAAGCCCAAGGTatgataatttcaaatattgacATTGTAAGTTAGGCACTGGCATGCCAAGAGGTTACAAAAAGACTGGGTTTAAATCTGTGTTATGATTCACTGtaagaatattgaaaaaatcttaaaattggTCAGTATGAAGATATAtactaattaaaatatttcaattggATTGAAGTattgtatttatctttgtatatccGCTTTATCGTTTCACTCATTTTCTATTTCAAACGGGAATGACTAGTTTAAATGTAAACATAAGCAATATTGGACAATCAGAGGCGACGTAACAAGCGACGACTCCATTTGTTTCCTTAATGGACCATTAAAAGTATTTTTCAAACAATGTTTGTTTCTTAAAAGCTAATTTGAACTATATACAATGTGAATCCATTTTGGACAGatcattattaaaaatattaccaCAAATCGATGGATTGCACAAAACTGAATAAAAGTGTCACAAGCGAGAGTGGAAGGAAAGGTAAACGAAACATTTTAGTGGGCGTGAGTTTGCTCCCAGCAATTGTAAGTGACATATTCATTCGACGATGTCTATATGTAATTAGGTTGGTTTTGTTGTTCATTATTTCAGTAAGAATGTTTCAgtaagataacactataatgcaGAGGTAAAATCACAAGAGAACTTCAAAACATATCGTGATCTTTagtacaaaatataaatgacCTATCCAAATGTTATGAAGATGTGTTACCGTCCCTTAACACACAAACAGCTGCATGAATGTGCCCCCCCCAATCGCAATAATACCTTTCCTAACACCATTCTGTTTAATGTAACAAGGTcgttacaaaatatttttgtatcgAATAGGATTGTTACATTGTAAATGCAGCGTCATGTCCAAAACATTTATTCAATAAATAGaccataatataaaataattattataagaaATTTAAGTTTGATATTCAAAAGCATGCCTATCATATCATGTGATATTATCATAAACTAAGAAACAGTGATGTACATGATCCCTAACATTGAATAATGAACCGTCTATCTGGAAAGTCATCTTAACACTAGCCATTGGAAGTATGGATGGTACCCTCGATGTGGATGAGATCTGGAAATCCCTGGGAACATGGGGGAGGTATCAAAGGGGACAAATATTCCTTTGTTTACTGGCAGGTATTCCAACCGCGTTTCACCTCCTTGGGTTCGCTTTTATAGGTAAGTGTTGAGATTTATGAATGATGTAGCTTATTTGCAATGCAAAACTACGAGCCTTTCAGCTGACGTAGGACTGTCTTCTTTGCATTCTATTTGAGATTTTTATCAGCTTTAGTATTACTAAAAACAATATCTAAAGAGAAAACAATCGTTCTATACATGTTTCTTTTCATAAGGATCTTAAATAACATTATCTTCCTATACGTTATCATTATGTATCATTTCGTTGATGACCACATGCAAAAACGTTTATTAGCACTATCATTAAATGCCATCCAATTCTACACCAACATGTAATTAACATAATACTTAGTTAATACATTTCTTAATTGCAGCCTACCGTCCACCATTTCAGTGCCAGGAAACAACAGTAAAGGACATCATTCCTCATCGAGAACTTCACGAAAACAACACTTATAGATTTGTCTACAATAAATGTTCCATCGATGTGTACAGTAATGAGACGGATGCCAACTCTACACTCATCACAAGTACCGATTGTGTGTCGGGCTATAAGCATGACTTACACCATGATGCCTCCATTGCGACAGAAGTAAGTTAATCAATACATTGCCTAAGTCTTACCTTGACATGTGTAATTCATACATTACATATCAGCATCAATGTGTCGCATATCATATGACTCCTACAAATACACACATTTTACTAGATGGTATTGATTAAAACAGGCTAAAGATGACCTTCTACCACCATAGGCTTTGTTATTCAAATTTCAGAACATTGAATAAACACTGCAGTTggtgattaacaatttgtttataccacacgtggtataaactctatacgcattctgattggctgtcACAGTGAACTTTGATCAtgaccgaactacttatttCCCAGTGTCACGTCATCACTGTCAACGTCATAtataatcaaatgacgtcattttatgttgtgatcgccgcttgacgtccAAACATGCTGTTGGAAAGCTTATGCGTTCTGTCAAAATACGTGATGTTTTCATACATGTTTAAAATTGACCTTTAGTACTAACAATACATCTTGACGGTCAAGAATTGTACTGATGAGTTTCGTACATTTAAGGTGTATGAAACGAACTTGATCTTGATGATTATTGCTTGACGATTATCTGGCGAGAAATAGATGATGTCGTGTcgtgcgaatgcttttacatgtatacatgtagtccgacattgagttttattttctggaagcaactaagaagatttgaactcaataagacgttaaaGTAGTATTTTTAATCCTTCATATGTTCCcaattagaagaatttgatatcgatgGATTATTTATCAAACGATGgcttttgaatactaattagtctttttgctgatgaaaatattactacatcttatttgcatatttccgTAAATACATGTTACTGTATTCCTTCCGTATTTCTATCCGATAAAAACGAAtatgattgtggtagaaacaggtcacactactcgaggttacacaatgagtggttgttgaatatttaatttattccacTCTCTTaggtttttttaaataacaaaagaaaCTCGCTAAAGCtggtgtcttttgtaacttatAAAAAACTCACTCGTGtagaataaattcaatattcaacaaccatcattgtgtaacctctacaTACCCCATAACATGCCGAAACTGTTAagatattatttgatatacatttatgcAGTATCTGAAAACGTTTCATTGGTTTATACGACAGAATAAGGTTCAAACAATGTTAATGCTGTCGCCATGacaaaatgtgttttgtatAAGACATTTCTAGACAGTGtttttatgatatatgtttattacGACAAATGGAACCTTATGACAGAGAAAATATTGATGGATACAATGTCATGATTATAATATTTGATCCAAAATCATTTAAAGATATTCTATCTTTCGATTTGACCACAAGATCATAATTTAAATGTTCGCTTAACCAATCGAAAATTGCAATGTCATCTATAATTGATTAAGTCCATGCTTCAGTTTGTTTTACACTTAAGTCTGTTTCATTATCTTAAGGCCTGATCCTCACAACGCTCAGTGCCATGTTAAGTCCTAATaacctattttgatattgttttcccTTTCAGTGGGATTTGTTTTGTGAAGGAGGGGAATTGGCAGAGCTGACTCAGACCATGGTGATTCTAGGACAAGGGATAGGAGCTGTCCTGTTTCCCTCTTTATCAGACAGATTCGGACGCAAACCTGTCCATATATTTTGCCACATTGCAGTATTTTCCATAATGCTTGGTTCCGCTTGGGCTCCTAATCCTGTAGTCTTCATCGCCTTAAGATTTATTCTGGGAATTATAATACCGGTAAGTATACCTTTACAAAATGACCAttctaaaatatacaaatacacttTATGCTTCCAAAGGTATTTTTGAATTTGTATATACAGATCACTCGAGTAGATCGATTATATAGTAACAtctctataacataaacatatataaagttaatccttaaattcAATTAATTGAAGTTAATCTCATTGGAATTCCAAAGCAGCGACGCCATTTGTTTCCTTTATGGACtgttgaaagtttttttttcaaataataaaattgtttcttaCAAGCTAAATTGAATTATACACAATTTGAATGCAAGTTTTATTGAATAGTTTGACGATTAGGAATTATACATCTTTGTAGGGAAATGGATTATCAATTGCAATAATGGGATTAGAAACATTGCCAGTAAACTCCAGGTATCTGTGGGTCATTATTGACCAGCTTTGTTGGACCACGGGATGTATTCTTGTCACTCCAATAGCCTACATCTTCCGGAACATGTCATGGCGAGCTATGCAAATTGCGTTTGCTGCTGCATCTTCATATAGTGTTATTGAATACTGGTAGTATATGTATTAGTTATATTTCAAGTGATATGACGCAAACTTATATCAAATAAAGTATTTAAACTGAAAGAAAATCAGTcgaaatgaaatatgaaaattaaagcTTTATAATGCtgcatattttatatcaaaacgCTACGTGTGTCTCAAGGAATAATACAATGTTGACATATATTACAGGTAAACGTGTAGGTCCCAGTGACATAGTTTTAGTAGATATGAATTGCCAAAACCAAAACCGTATATTATTGTATAGCCGATATAGATGTAGCCCCAGCAAGTTCGTCTGGTCGGGCGGACGAACGGACACCTTTAGAACATTATAAAGGAGGGAGAGAGGGATTCTTCCAGCCAAATAAggttaatatttaatatatagtttatattcaAAGTATTTGGGTAAcagataaataatattttcttatatgtacaatgtattagcAATTGCTGCACAAAACAAAATGGAAATATATCGGCTGCgtgcaaaatttcaaaaatgcaATGCTTTTTGATAAATTTCTCATTCAGGTTTATGGAGGAATCACTGAGATGGCTTCTTGCAAACGGCAAGAAGAAAAGAGCTGAAAGGATTATCAGGATGGCCGCGAAAATGAATGGAAAAGACTATGAGTCCGTCATCGCAGCCGCTTCTACCAAGGCTCAGGAAATGAAGACTTTTCTCAAATCCAATGACAATGGAACAGGAGATTCCCCGACGTCGAAAGAAGAAAACATGGTGGACAGTAACAATGAGGGCAAGGACGTTCTCGGGGAAACAACGCCGGAAAAGTACAACGCATTGACTATATTTAAACACAAACGTATCCTATTCAACTCTCTCATTCTTTGGTATGCATGGTGAGTATCTGCGAAATCAACACATAAACTGCAAACATCTGTTAgatttatatgtttatgttctatgaatatttaatttctGTTATCGAGAATGTATCAGTTTTATGTCACAGATAAAGTCTGTAGTACCAGAAAAAAACAATCAACCGATATTGGTGGTTTGGCAAAGATCGtaatttctctcatacctacacgtgtaatactggctggtccagggcgaTACACCCATGTCGCCTGAatctgtattgcatggctacccatgcaataaagcctcgtgacgtcacagcgtcaacaaaattaccattttctatgcacaattttgataatttctttttgaaaatcagctggattaactttaaaagatacaaacaacgggatctgcgttgaaaatatcacgcattTTTTAATGCATGCAGATTTTACTTGCAGTCGGTATTTTTCGactttatttcaaaatagcgGAAATTAGTAGAAGTAAAAATGGAAGAAatcgtcgaggtatgagagaaaaatactctttcatacctcgggatcacaaaatgttgtaaaaccctcggcaagcctcgggttttacaacattttgtgaccctcggggtAGAATAtgcctatccttcatatccacttctATTATATTTAGAGTTTTAGGGCAAGAGATTACATATCGGGTTCATGTTTTACCCATTTAAATGGGTCTAAATCATTTGAAAAGCTCGTATTATAAACAAGTGAACACATTGGCGTATGTAAAGAAGGATATGCATTAAAtgaaattcaaacaaaaataatttattctaaTTTTGTAATGTATGTACGTTATAAATAAAAGAGTGATTTCATTCCAGGACAACAGTTAGTCTTGTGTATTACGCCATGTATCTCGGCTCCACTTCCCTCTCCGGCAACGGATACATCAACTTTTTCCTGATGGCCTTGGTGGAGTACCCGGCCACCTTTACA is a genomic window of Argopecten irradians isolate NY chromosome 10, Ai_NY, whole genome shotgun sequence containing:
- the LOC138333515 gene encoding solute carrier family 22 member 21-like yields the protein MDGTLDVDEIWKSLGTWGRYQRGQIFLCLLAGIPTAFHLLGFAFIAYRPPFQCQETTVKDIIPHRELHENNTYRFVYNKCSIDVYSNETDANSTLITSTDCVSGYKHDLHHDASIATEWDLFCEGGELAELTQTMVILGQGIGAVLFPSLSDRFGRKPVHIFCHIAVFSIMLGSAWAPNPVVFIALRFILGIIIPGNGLSIAIMGLETLPVNSRYLWVIIDQLCWTTGCILVTPIAYIFRNMSWRAMQIAFAAASSYSVIEYWFMEESLRWLLANGKKKRAERIIRMAAKMNGKDYESVIAAASTKAQEMKTFLKSNDNGTGDSPTSKEENMVDSNNEGKDVLGETTPEKYNALTIFKHKRILFNSLILWYAWTTVSLVYYAMYLGSTSLSGNGYINFFLMALVEYPATFTQWYAIKRFGRRKSCLIFHGVAGVSLAVSTVCQLYTEDVAALVPVSLVFNYVGKYAITAAFSTIYLLTPELYPTNLRNSGLGLASTCSRVGGMLAPFATSVASAVAWLPGTIYSVMCLLTVYLTSFLPETSGHELPTTLSELELWYKANTGDRKKAKESVES